Proteins encoded together in one Bactrocera neohumeralis isolate Rockhampton chromosome 4, APGP_CSIRO_Bneo_wtdbg2-racon-allhic-juicebox.fasta_v2, whole genome shotgun sequence window:
- the LOC126756898 gene encoding uncharacterized protein LOC126756898, with amino-acid sequence MDRHQLPAISEEEFAGQVELFDKATDPDEVDKLLNRWLEMYLPPLKSGNALDEEAQEIIKIRYAYTGKMIKLAKICRRIMEHQRTMSLRNVLLEQRQLNVSTSDSYRTHAAPSTSRPSVIVPAGSNREQSMTPRIIYNGNYCTNNSIIRNSVITGVKTQPNSGMGGIQSIAAYETVATSSGTSLVTSSTTMQMPILTNGINSTNRVEYNRASSTNTSIFAATQSMTTSMPTQNNTNNIVDSSNIRKYINNGEANQSTNTIETVGSVAAYETVATSTGSSIGISNAMEVDRTASTSTPVFTFSQPEISSTSMQMPIVHNGIRFSNVAENNRVTSTGTAIFNPTRPAASSTPMQTQNFPSTDDSNYTVLGPNGTTVPSEKFKLISFEAPSTATRSLLCLVFSEKVLAKNTLSGKPSPAFKGRQRPPKGQLDPDKVSDIIYCVRQNTNLSKKNVRTIITTKCADSTKKLRRLSQPPKTID; translated from the coding sequence ATGGACCGCCACCAGCTTCCGGCTATTTCTGAGGAGGAGTTCGCAGGTCAAGTCGAATTGTTCGATAAGGCCACAGATCCGGATGAAGTAGACAAGTTGTTAAACAGATGGTTGGAAATGTATCTACCGCCATTGAAGTCTGGAAACGCACTCGACGAGGAAGCGCaagaaatcattaaaattaGATATGCATATACGGGAAAAATGATTAAACTTGCAAAAATATGTAGAAGAATCATGGAGCACCAAAGAACTATGTCGTTAAGAAATGTGTTATTAGAACAGCGCCAATTAAATGTCTCTACGAGCGACTCATATAGAACGCATGCTGCACCAAGTACAAGTAGACCCAGTGTCATTGTCCCTGCTGGTTCAAACAGAGAGCAGAGCATGACGCCTCGCATCATTTATAATGGCAATTACTGCACTAACAACAGTATCATCCGAAATTCAGTTATAACCGGAGTCAAAACCCAACCGAACAGCGGAATGGGTGGCATTCAATCCATAGCTGCATATGAAACTGTTGCTACAAGTTCAGGAACATCACTCGTGACAAGTTCAACAACGATGCAAATGCCAATCTTGACCAATGGTATCAACAGTACCAACAGAGTGGAGTATAATCGCGCTTCCAGCACCAACACTTCAATTTTCGCTGCCACACAatctatgacaacttcaatgCCCACtcaaaacaacacaaacaatattGTTGACAGCAGTAATATCAGAAAATACATAAACAATGGAGAAGCCAACCAATCGACCAATACCATTGAAACCGTTGGATCTGTAGCTGCCTATGAAACTGTTGCTACAAGTACTGGAAGCAGCATCGGTATTTCTAATGCCATGGAAGTCGATCGCACTGCCAGCACCAGTACACCGGTTTTTACCTTCTCTCAACCCGAAATAAGTTCCACCTCTATGCAGATGCCGATCGTGCACAACGGTATCCGGTTTTCGAATGTCGCCGAGAATAATCGCGTTACCAGCACTGGTACAGCCATCTTTAACCCCACACGACCCGCTGCAAGTTCAACGCCTATGCAAACACAAAATTTTCCCTCTACTGACGACTCTAATTACACAGTGCTTGGTCCGAATGGCACAACAGTACCCAGCGAAAAATTCAAACTCATATCATTTGAGGCTCCGTCCACGGCCACGCGCAGTTTGCTTTGTTTGGTCTTCTCGGAAAAGGTGCTGGCCAAAAATACACTCAGCGGCAAGCCCTCACCAGCATTTAAGGGCCGTCAACGTCCTCCAAAGGGACAATTAGATCCGGACAAGGTTTCCGATATCATATATTGTGTTAGACAGAACACGAATTTATCTAAGAAGAATGTACGTACCATAATCACCACAAAATGTGCGGATAGCACAAAGAAACTGAGACGACTCAGTCAGCCGCCGAAAACCATTGactga